One Ricinus communis isolate WT05 ecotype wild-type chromosome 2, ASM1957865v1, whole genome shotgun sequence DNA segment encodes these proteins:
- the LOC125369168 gene encoding LOW QUALITY PROTEIN: protein TIC 214-like (The sequence of the model RefSeq protein was modified relative to this genomic sequence to represent the inferred CDS: deleted 1 base in 1 codon) — MIFKSFILGNLVSLRMKIINLVVVVGLYYGFLTTFSMGPSYLFLLQAQVIEEGEEGTEKKVSAITDFITGQLMMFILIYYAPLHLALGRPHTITVLALPYLLFHFFWNNHKHFFDYGATTRNSMRNLSIQFVFLNNLIFQLFNNFILPSSMLVRLVNIYMFRCNNKMLFVTSSFVGWLIGHILFMKWVGLILVWIQQNNSIRSNVLFRSNKYLVSELKNSMTRIFIILLFITCVYSLGRIPSPIFTKKLKETSETEESKEETDVEIETTSETKGTKQESTEEDPSSFLFSKEKEDRDKIDETEEIQVNGKEKIKDEFHFHFNETCYKNRPLYETFYLDGNQENSKLEILIGKKKKNLLWFEKPLVTILFDSKRWNRPLRYIKK; from the exons atgatttttaaatcttttatactAGGTAATCTAGTATCCTTACGCATGAAGATAATCAATTTGGTCGTTGTGGTCGGACTCTATTATGGATTTCTGACCACATTCTCCATGGGGCCCTCTTATCTCTTCCTTCTCCAAGCTCAAGTTatagaagaaggagaagaaggaaCTGAGAAGAAGGTATCAGCAATAACAGATTTTATTACGGGACAACTCATGATGTTCATATTGATCTATTATGCGCCTCTGCATCTAGCATTGGGTAGACCTCATACAATAACTGTCCTAGCTCTACCCtatcttttgtttcatttcttCTGGAACAATCACAAACACTTTTTTGATTATGGAGCTACTACCAGAAATTCAATGCGTAATCTTAGCATTCAATTTGTATTCCTGAATAATCTTATT TTTCAATTAttcaacaattttattttaccaaGTTCAATGTTAGTCAGATTAGTCAACATTTATATGTTTCGATGCAACAACAAGATGTTATTTGTAACAAGTAGTTTTGTTGGTTGGTTAATTGGTCACATTTTATTCATGAAATGGGTTGGATTGATATTAGTCTGGATACAacaaaataattctattagaTCTAATGTACTTTTTCGATCTAATAAGTACCTTGTGTCAGAATTGAAAAATTCTATGACTCGAATCTttattattctcttatttattaCCTGCGTCTACTCTTTAGGCAGAATACCGTCACCCATTTTTACTAAGAAACTGAAAGAAACCTCAGAAACGGAAGAAAGTAAGGAAGAAACAGATGTAGAAATAGAAACAACTTCCGAAACGAAGGGGACTAAACAGGAATCCACCGAAGAAgatccttcttctttccttttttcgaAAGAAAAGGAGGATCGGGACAAAATCGACGAAACGGAAGAGATCCAAGTGAatggaaaggaaaaaataaaggatGAATTCCATTTTCACTTTAACGAGACATGCTATAAAAATAGACCACTTTATGAAACTTTTTATCTGGATGGGAATCAAGAAAATTCGAAGTTAGAAATATtgataggaaaaaaaaagaaaaatcttttatgGTTTGAAAAACCTCTTGTAACTATTCTTTTTGACTCGAAACGTTGGAATCGTCCATTacgatatataaaaaaatga